In the Phycisphaerales bacterium genome, one interval contains:
- a CDS encoding VWA domain-containing protein, translating into MFDGIEFISLAKLNWLWAVLFALILIIIAFKQRHRALSRFASRRLERPLTAFTSLGRRRWKAGLLIASMVFLVAALIDPRWGTRYQEVEQRGIDLYVLLDISKSMLAEDVKPNRLDRAKHYISDLLESTHGDRVGLITFAGVSQIKTPLTIDYRAIRTALEDVRPQSVTQGGSKLGDAIRLAADSFTDDIQDFKAILVLSDGEDMDSFPVEAAASAFQDQGVRVFTVGLGDQAQGSRIPISMGGNTIYLTYQGEEVWSRMDPNMLTQVAMAADGRFYDVGVSNVDLGEVYKTSLAPTAGRVYQSERLERAIPRYQWFVGIGLLLLFIQSFLGERRSKPSKHAELMA; encoded by the coding sequence ATGTTTGACGGCATCGAATTCATTTCCTTGGCAAAACTGAACTGGCTCTGGGCTGTACTTTTTGCGTTGATCCTGATCATCATTGCATTCAAGCAACGCCATCGAGCCCTTTCTCGCTTCGCGTCACGCCGCTTAGAGCGACCATTAACTGCTTTCACGAGTCTTGGCCGCCGTCGCTGGAAGGCGGGACTCCTCATTGCCAGTATGGTTTTTCTGGTTGCCGCACTTATTGACCCACGCTGGGGCACGCGTTATCAAGAGGTGGAACAGCGTGGCATCGACTTATATGTGCTGCTAGATATATCCAAATCGATGCTTGCCGAAGACGTCAAACCCAATCGCCTCGATCGAGCCAAACACTACATTTCAGATCTTCTTGAATCAACTCATGGCGATCGCGTGGGTTTGATTACATTTGCGGGCGTTTCCCAAATTAAGACACCCCTGACCATTGACTATCGTGCCATTCGAACGGCGCTTGAAGATGTCAGGCCGCAATCGGTGACGCAAGGTGGCTCCAAGCTGGGAGATGCCATTCGCTTGGCTGCAGATTCATTCACCGATGACATCCAAGACTTCAAGGCCATACTCGTACTTTCCGATGGTGAAGACATGGATAGCTTCCCTGTGGAAGCAGCTGCCTCAGCATTTCAGGACCAAGGCGTCCGTGTGTTTACGGTCGGCCTTGGCGATCAGGCACAAGGATCGCGAATCCCAATCTCTATGGGCGGGAATACGATCTACCTGACCTATCAGGGAGAAGAGGTCTGGTCACGGATGGATCCCAACATGCTGACCCAAGTCGCCATGGCCGCTGACGGACGTTTCTATGATGTTGGTGTCAGCAATGTTGATCTCGGCGAGGTCTACAAAACTTCTTTGGCCCCCACTGCAGGCCGCGTCTATCAATCTGAACGGCTCGAGCGGGCTATTCCTCGCTACCAGTGGTTCGTTGGCATTGGCCTGCTGCTCCTGTTCATCCAGTCTTTTCTTGGCGAGCGACGAAGCAAACCATCAAAGCATGCGGAGCTCATGGCATGA
- a CDS encoding VWA domain-containing protein, producing MSDLGFDAYSVWYLLLLLLIPVLWWWWLQPRKRTTISYSSISILSKMPRTWVVKTRWIIPTLRTAVLVLLIVALARPQKADAHRAVHAEGVAIEMVIDRSGSMRADDFVINRQRVTRLEAAKAVAEDFILGVDELQGRPHDLIGIITFAKYADSLAAMTFDHRFLSEKLVALKPLAPRDEESATAIGDAVALAVERLASLETSREMNTDKKVTSKVIILLTDGEDNASEIGPLKAAEMAAAYDIKLYTIGIGTDRGEVPVVERDAFGRTREVRMRVEPVDEKLLTEMSEMTGGQYFRAFNTDSLVEIYSTIDDLEKSELFEEQFVEQSELAVEHVRFGSLSIPPLILAALILLLIETTLATTRYRILP from the coding sequence ATGTCTGACCTCGGCTTTGATGCCTACTCAGTTTGGTATCTCCTTCTGCTGCTGCTGATTCCAGTACTTTGGTGGTGGTGGCTGCAGCCTCGCAAGCGAACAACAATCAGCTATTCATCAATCTCTATTCTGAGCAAGATGCCGCGAACCTGGGTTGTCAAAACGCGGTGGATTATTCCCACGCTTCGCACTGCCGTGTTGGTGCTTCTCATTGTGGCCCTGGCTCGTCCTCAAAAAGCAGATGCCCATCGTGCAGTCCATGCTGAAGGCGTGGCCATCGAGATGGTCATCGACCGTTCAGGCTCGATGCGTGCGGATGACTTTGTCATCAATCGGCAACGCGTCACACGACTGGAAGCAGCCAAAGCAGTCGCCGAAGACTTTATTCTTGGCGTTGATGAACTCCAGGGCCGCCCTCATGATCTGATAGGAATTATTACCTTTGCCAAGTACGCAGATTCACTGGCTGCAATGACCTTTGACCATCGTTTCTTGAGTGAAAAACTGGTGGCCTTGAAACCACTGGCACCGCGCGATGAAGAAAGCGCAACAGCCATCGGTGATGCCGTTGCTCTTGCCGTCGAAAGACTTGCGAGCCTTGAAACAAGCCGCGAGATGAACACTGACAAAAAAGTCACCTCCAAGGTCATCATTCTGTTGACAGACGGCGAAGACAATGCCAGTGAGATTGGACCACTCAAAGCTGCAGAAATGGCGGCAGCGTATGACATCAAGCTCTACACCATCGGCATTGGCACTGATCGTGGAGAAGTTCCGGTCGTTGAGCGTGATGCCTTTGGACGCACAAGAGAGGTCCGTATGCGTGTGGAGCCCGTAGACGAAAAGCTTCTCACTGAGATGTCTGAAATGACAGGTGGACAGTATTTTCGAGCATTCAACACTGATTCTCTTGTCGAAATCTACTCGACGATCGATGACCTCGAAAAGAGCGAGCTCTTTGAAGAGCAGTTTGTTGAACAAAGTGAGCTCGCAGTTGAGCATGTTCGTTTTGGCTCACTGTCAATTCCACCCCTCATACTGGCCGCACTGATTCTACTCCTTATCGAAACAACCCTTGCAACAACACGCTATCGAATCCTTCCTTAA
- a CDS encoding BatD family protein yields MKQATRNNNLRAGSLLALIAALFVSAVSQAQPMTIDVLPRGYVGVPLPVKVRLDYTQSYQRPIAPTDIKGATLTEQAGTSQGFEMMFGQSSRWIEYRWLLTPEKEGLLIVPSFVATVDSKEVKTKMTSIQIVSPGISDIAVMEVTADPETAYVGQPIKLTLNLLIAPFEYQTRRGLQQLSSTATFNQIQNSSQWGIFTASIERLLSAGRVPSDWGRLIKRTNDKGEFETFYRYPFETTFIPDKQGQLDIGELRLVINYPRGVTQDFWGAIVPSSTTPEIITADVPSIDIKSPPREGRVPGYTGAVGQYAFRMSAQPLDVAVGDPITLTMKITDLSASQSDLDRLQPPDLASIQSLTKNFKVPDELPAGTIQGQSKIFTQTIRATSKNVTEIPAIPFTYFDPAEEQYESSRSTPIAISVKPATSLTLQDIVGNNANDMTPLQSLSEQSEGIGHNYTGPDLLTVQSTPIAWIFYLALLCPPLLFAVAASTQAHRSRLAKDPSLARRRTALRRAMAALNEAKRLDDQHRPEAIAIALRIYIADRLGIPEGGLTGNEAAAQLLAAGATPQSVTMVTNVFAATEQSRYAGQTSTHSSDLITDAKSAINAIEQESLK; encoded by the coding sequence ATGAAACAAGCAACTAGAAACAACAACTTACGCGCCGGCTCACTCCTTGCCTTGATCGCTGCGCTTTTCGTCAGTGCTGTCTCACAAGCGCAGCCGATGACGATTGATGTACTTCCACGTGGCTATGTGGGAGTTCCCTTGCCGGTCAAAGTTCGATTGGATTACACACAGAGCTATCAAAGACCAATCGCACCCACTGATATCAAGGGGGCCACCCTCACAGAGCAAGCTGGCACCAGCCAAGGCTTCGAGATGATGTTCGGACAATCAAGTCGTTGGATTGAGTACAGGTGGCTCCTCACGCCTGAAAAGGAAGGCCTCTTGATTGTCCCCTCCTTTGTCGCGACCGTGGACTCAAAAGAAGTTAAGACCAAAATGACTTCGATTCAGATCGTATCGCCAGGCATTAGTGACATTGCGGTGATGGAAGTGACTGCTGATCCCGAAACAGCTTATGTTGGACAACCAATAAAACTCACATTGAATTTGCTGATCGCACCTTTTGAATACCAGACCCGACGTGGCTTGCAGCAATTGTCTTCAACTGCCACTTTCAATCAAATACAAAATTCCAGTCAATGGGGCATCTTTACAGCGTCTATTGAACGCCTTCTTTCAGCTGGACGGGTACCAAGTGATTGGGGCCGACTTATCAAACGCACCAACGACAAAGGTGAATTCGAGACGTTCTACCGCTACCCCTTCGAAACCACCTTTATTCCAGACAAACAGGGGCAACTTGATATTGGTGAACTACGACTGGTGATCAATTACCCCCGTGGCGTAACCCAAGACTTTTGGGGCGCGATCGTACCATCATCAACCACTCCAGAAATCATTACGGCAGATGTACCTTCTATCGACATAAAGTCGCCTCCGCGGGAAGGGCGAGTTCCTGGTTACACCGGCGCTGTTGGGCAATATGCCTTTCGCATGAGTGCACAACCTCTTGATGTGGCAGTCGGCGATCCAATTACACTCACAATGAAAATCACTGACCTCTCTGCCTCGCAGAGTGATCTAGATAGATTGCAACCACCAGATCTAGCGAGCATTCAATCACTGACAAAAAACTTCAAGGTGCCAGACGAACTTCCCGCTGGAACGATCCAGGGCCAAAGCAAAATTTTCACCCAGACGATTCGCGCCACATCAAAGAATGTCACTGAGATTCCTGCGATCCCTTTTACGTACTTCGATCCTGCGGAAGAGCAGTATGAATCATCTCGATCAACGCCGATAGCAATTTCTGTCAAACCGGCCACTTCACTGACACTTCAGGATATTGTCGGTAACAACGCTAATGATATGACGCCTTTACAAAGTCTCAGCGAGCAGTCAGAGGGCATTGGGCACAACTATACCGGGCCAGATTTATTGACCGTTCAATCAACACCCATTGCATGGATTTTCTACCTCGCACTGTTGTGCCCACCATTGCTCTTTGCGGTCGCTGCCAGCACACAGGCCCATCGCAGTCGACTTGCCAAGGATCCATCGCTTGCTCGCCGTCGCACTGCACTTCGCCGCGCCATGGCTGCCCTCAATGAGGCGAAGCGACTTGACGACCAACATCGCCCCGAAGCTATTGCCATCGCATTGCGTATCTACATCGCCGATCGGCTTGGTATTCCCGAAGGTGGCCTCACTGGAAATGAGGCAGCCGCACAACTTCTCGCGGCCGGAGCAACGCCTCAGAGCGTCACGATGGTCACCAATGTCTTTGCGGCAACTGAACAAAGTCGTTACGCAGGACAGACATCAACCCATTCTTCTGATCTCATCACCGATGCAAAATCAGCAATCAATGCGATTGAACAGGAGTCTCTCAAATGA